The following coding sequences are from one Vicia villosa cultivar HV-30 ecotype Madison, WI unplaced genomic scaffold, Vvil1.0 ctg.000966F_1_1, whole genome shotgun sequence window:
- the LOC131632571 gene encoding protein NUCLEAR FUSION DEFECTIVE 4-like produces MPSSTLQWLSLVGIIWLQVINGTNTNFPAYSSQLKQLLSISQIELNNLAFASDAGKLFGWFSGLAAIYLPLWLVLIIGSFLGLIGYGVQYLFITNQISYLSYWHVFFLTFLAGNSICWINTVCYVVAIRNFLSDRQVAVGLTTSYQGLSAKIYTNIADVVSSQNKAKTFLFLNSIVPVAVCLILAPIVRETEVKSSKHSSVVFALMFVITIATGIFAVISSLQVFTNKISSLGVLIGILVSLLLPLLLPICVKIKEIVESLHKKREKLRIYHFTMEENINKERIESYEKESEVEDGCVMEEIGVKLMLKRMNFWLYFFVYFFGATIGLVFLNNLGQIAESRGCSATSYLVSLSSSFGFFGRLIPSLLDYFYRGKRTISRPASMVAVMAPTAGAFFLLLNKTDIALYISTAVIGVSTGVITSTAISTTTELFGTKNFSVNHNVVVANIPIGSFLFGYSAALIYHKQGNGHEKCMGMECFSNTFIIWGSFCCLGTLLALILYFRTRRFYSQNQ; encoded by the exons ATGCCTTCTTCTACTCTTCAATGGCTTAGCCTAGTTGGCATCATTTGGCTCCAAGTCATAAATGGAACAAACACAAATTTCCCAGCTTATTCATCCCAGCTAAAACAGCTTCTCTCCATTTCACAAATTGAACTCAACAACCTTGCTTTCGCATCTGATGCTGGCAAGCTTTTTGGTTGGTTTTCCGGCCTTGCTGCCATTTACCTCCCGCTCTGGCTCGTCCTCATCATCGGTTCGTTTCTCGGACTAATCGGTTATGGTGTACAATATCTCTTCATAACCAACCAAATCTCCTATCTATCATACTGGCATGTCTTCTTCCTAACATTTCTTGCTGGCAATAGCATTTGTTGGATCAACACTGTCTGTTATGTTGTTGCCATACGAAACTTTCTATCCGATCGCCAGGTCGCGGTCGGATTAACAACTAGTTATCAAGGATTAAGTGCAAAGATTTATACAAATATTGCTGATGTTGTTTCTTCACAGAATAAAGCTAaaacttttcttttcttgaaCTCTATAGTACCTGTGGCTGTTTGCTTAATATTAGCACCTATAGTAAGAGAAACTGAAGTGAAAAGTTCAAAGCATTCAAGTGTTGTTTTTGCTTTGATGTTTGTTATTACAATAGCCACTGGAATATTTGCTGTGATCAGCAGCTTGCAAGTTTTCACAAACAAAATTTCTTCACTTGGTGTTCTTATTGGTATTCTAGTATCTCTTCTCTTACCTCTTTTACTTCCAATTTGTGTAAAGATCAAGGAGATAGTTGAATCATTGCACAAGAAAAGAGAAAAACTAAGAATCTACCATTTTACCATGGAGGAGAATATTAACAAAGAGAGGATAGAGAGTTATGAGAAAGAGAGTGAAGTTGAAGATGGTTGTGTTATGGAAGAAATAGGTGTGAAGTTAAtgctgaagagaatgaatttctggttatatttctttgtgtatttttttggtgCAACAATTGGTTTAGTATTTCTCAACAATTTGGGACAAATAGCTGAATCAAGAGGTTGCTCTGCAACTTCATATTTGGTGTCTTTGTCTTCTTCTTTTGGATTCTTTGGTCGTCTCATCCCATCTCTTCTAGATTACTTCTACAG gGGAAAACGTACAATTTCAAGACCTGCCTCAATGGTGGCAGTAATGGCACCAACAGCAGGTGCATTCTTCTTACTTCTCAACAAAACTGACATTGCTCTTTACATAAGCACAGCTGTGATTGGAGTCTCAACTGGAGTAATCACTTCCACTGCTATTTCCACAACAACTGAACTTTTTGGAACAAAGAATTTCTCAGTAAACCATAATGTGGTTGTGGCTAATATTCCAATTGGATCTTTTTTATTTGGTTACTCAGCTGCACTTATCTACCATAAGCAAGGAaatggacatgaaaaatgcatgGGCATGGAATGTTTTAGTAACACTTTTATCATTTGGGGTTCATTTTGTTGCCTTGGAACTTTATTGGCTTTGATTCTATATTTTAGGACTCGTAGGTTTTACTCACAAAACCAATAG